One genomic region from Pyrinomonadaceae bacterium encodes:
- the argS gene encoding arginine--tRNA ligase, with amino-acid sequence MNLLDLQNTIKDTIREGARAQFDVELDQVAGEVPPRTALGDLAFPVAFELAKLIKQKTGEKRAPRVIAEALKSALEQVDEVARVEVAGAGYLNVFFDRARLLSDLASADATKQADGAGLVGDAPHDRKLMVEHTSINPNKAAHIGHVRNSVIGDTFVNILHAAGNRVEIQNYIDNTGVQVADVVIGFMHIENMSLDDIKTLDRSLTADQSFDYYCWDLYTRVGLFYRDGKAEGEQNPEKLKLRAEILHAIEEGNNPTAELADYVATRNVECILDTMERLGIRYNLLARESEILHLHFWERAFQLMKDRGVIRFESEGKHKGCWVMPFESHTGTDEHESDKIIVRSNGTVTYTGKDIAYQLWKLGQLGLDFNYKPFRSYPDDQVVWVTTTDSNAETLPEVPRPNFGGGSVVYNVIDSRQSYPQEIVKRGVASIVPELGEQASVHLSYEMVALSPAACEELGIALSEEDRKRPYIEMSGRKGLGVKADDLINRLQSDALAEVKSRHADLDEKDQRDTANAIAIGALRYFLLKFTRNTVIAFDFKEALSFEGETGPYCQYAAVRANSIFRKLDAAPLPASGEGIGEGSARDATSPPYPLSASGEGEASTGRTQLQHDAKLVARVLEGETGDEIWTLLMLAARLEDANATAAASAEPAFLAKYTFNLAKAFNLFYHRHRIIAEEDLAKRAVLITVADYTRRQLTAALATLGITVPERM; translated from the coding sequence ATGAACCTGCTCGATCTTCAAAACACGATCAAGGACACGATCCGCGAAGGGGCTCGCGCGCAATTCGATGTCGAGCTCGACCAGGTCGCGGGCGAGGTGCCGCCGCGCACGGCACTCGGCGACCTCGCGTTTCCGGTAGCGTTCGAACTGGCAAAGCTAATTAAGCAAAAGACCGGCGAGAAGCGCGCGCCACGCGTCATCGCTGAAGCGTTAAAGTCTGCTCTTGAGCAAGTCGACGAAGTTGCTCGAGTCGAAGTTGCGGGCGCGGGCTATCTCAATGTCTTCTTCGACCGCGCTCGACTGCTAAGCGATTTGGCGAGCGCCGATGCGACGAAGCAAGCCGACGGCGCCGGACTGGTCGGCGACGCGCCACACGATCGGAAGCTGATGGTTGAGCACACCAGCATTAATCCGAACAAGGCGGCGCACATCGGTCATGTTCGCAACTCCGTGATCGGCGATACCTTTGTGAACATCCTCCACGCCGCAGGCAATCGCGTCGAAATCCAGAACTACATCGACAACACGGGCGTCCAGGTTGCCGACGTGGTGATTGGTTTCATGCACATCGAGAACATGTCGCTCGATGACATCAAGACGCTCGACCGCTCGCTGACTGCCGATCAGTCGTTCGACTATTACTGCTGGGATTTGTACACGCGCGTCGGGCTTTTTTACCGCGACGGCAAGGCGGAAGGCGAGCAGAACCCGGAAAAGCTGAAGCTGCGCGCCGAGATCCTTCACGCGATAGAAGAAGGAAACAATCCGACCGCGGAACTGGCGGATTACGTCGCGACGCGAAATGTCGAATGCATTCTCGATACGATGGAGCGGCTGGGGATTCGTTATAACTTGCTGGCGCGCGAGTCCGAAATTCTACATCTGCATTTTTGGGAGCGCGCGTTTCAGCTAATGAAAGATCGCGGCGTGATCCGGTTTGAAAGCGAAGGCAAACATAAAGGCTGCTGGGTGATGCCGTTCGAATCGCACACCGGAACTGACGAGCACGAGTCCGACAAGATTATCGTGCGCTCAAATGGCACGGTGACCTACACCGGCAAAGACATCGCCTACCAACTTTGGAAGCTCGGACAGCTCGGACTGGATTTTAATTACAAGCCGTTTCGCAGTTATCCGGATGACCAGGTTGTTTGGGTGACGACCACTGATTCGAACGCCGAGACTCTGCCTGAAGTGCCGCGTCCGAATTTCGGCGGCGGCTCGGTCGTTTACAACGTGATCGATTCGCGCCAGTCGTATCCGCAGGAAATCGTCAAGCGCGGGGTTGCTTCAATTGTTCCTGAACTGGGTGAGCAAGCCAGCGTTCACTTGTCGTACGAAATGGTGGCGCTGTCGCCCGCCGCGTGCGAGGAACTTGGAATCGCGCTGTCTGAAGAAGATCGGAAACGGCCTTATATCGAGATGAGCGGCCGCAAAGGCCTCGGCGTTAAAGCCGACGATCTAATCAATCGATTACAGTCAGACGCGCTCGCGGAAGTTAAGAGTCGCCACGCTGATTTGGATGAGAAGGACCAGCGTGACACGGCGAATGCGATTGCGATTGGGGCGCTGCGCTACTTCCTTTTGAAGTTCACGCGGAACACCGTCATCGCTTTCGACTTCAAGGAAGCGTTGTCATTCGAAGGCGAGACGGGACCTTACTGCCAATACGCGGCGGTGCGGGCCAACTCAATTTTCAGAAAGCTTGATGCAGCTCCCCTCCCCGCAAGCGGGGAGGGGATAGGGGAGGGGTCGGCGCGCGACGCAACCTCTCCCCCTTATCCCCTCTCCGCGAGCGGAGAAGGGGAAGCGTCCACGGGTCGAACTCAATTGCAACACGACGCAAAGTTAGTTGCGCGCGTGCTTGAAGGCGAGACTGGTGACGAAATCTGGACGCTCTTGATGCTCGCCGCGCGCCTCGAAGATGCGAACGCCACGGCAGCCGCGAGCGCCGAACCGGCTTTCCTGGCCAAGTACACGTTCAATCTGGCGAAGGCCTTCAACCTTTTCTATCACCGGCACCGAATTATCGCGGAAGAAGATTTGGCAAAACGCGCGGTTCTGATCACGGTTGCCGATTACACGAGGCGTCAGTTGACCGCGGCGTTGGCGACGCTGGGTATTACAGTTCCGGAACGCATGTAA
- a CDS encoding NAD-dependent deacylase, whose product MQAVASVKVISDELRQRFARAKNVLVLTGAGVSAESGVPTFRGGGQTAVWKGMPFDVISSGAMLEKDLPAVWEWFNYRRGVLRTLRPNAAHEAIAAWQDRFEQFTLVTQNVDGLHGLAGSRNVIELHGSVWRARCLGCQTRINLRESDHQDGVPACLDCGNSMRPDVVLFGEMLPPGAFESATRAAACDLCFVIGTSAVVYPAAAIPEVARAAGAYVVEVNPEPTPLSYICNEVLTGKAGEILPLIK is encoded by the coding sequence ATGCAGGCGGTCGCAAGTGTCAAAGTGATCTCTGATGAACTGCGCCAACGGTTCGCACGAGCGAAGAACGTGCTGGTGCTGACAGGCGCAGGTGTCTCGGCTGAATCGGGGGTGCCGACGTTTCGCGGCGGGGGACAAACAGCAGTTTGGAAAGGCATGCCGTTCGACGTGATTTCGTCCGGCGCGATGCTTGAGAAAGATTTGCCCGCAGTTTGGGAGTGGTTCAACTATCGCCGCGGGGTCCTGCGCACTTTAAGGCCGAATGCCGCGCACGAAGCAATCGCCGCTTGGCAGGATCGCTTCGAACAATTCACTCTCGTGACGCAAAATGTGGATGGCCTGCATGGGCTGGCCGGCTCGCGAAACGTCATTGAACTTCACGGCAGTGTCTGGCGCGCGCGGTGTTTGGGCTGCCAGACGAGGATTAATCTTCGCGAGTCGGATCATCAGGACGGCGTCCCTGCGTGTCTTGATTGCGGCAACTCGATGCGCCCGGATGTTGTTCTCTTCGGCGAGATGCTGCCGCCAGGTGCGTTCGAGAGCGCGACGCGTGCGGCAGCCTGCGACTTGTGTTTCGTGATTGGCACTTCGGCCGTTGTTTATCCGGCGGCAGCAATTCCGGAAGTCGCGCGGGCGGCCGGAGCGTATGTGGTTGAAGTCAATCCGGAACCGACGCCGCTATCATATATCTGTAACGAAGTGCTGACCGGCAAAGCCGGTGAGATCCTTCCATTGATTAAATAG
- the folE gene encoding GTP cyclohydrolase I FolE: protein MAAKLTALKSKRERAPKVRRADLARIAEGVRLILEGIGEDPDREGLRDTPQRVAEMYEELTAGMREDPSEHIVPLSGNKHDEMVIVKDISIASLCEHHLAPFVGKCHIAYIPKNGNILGVSKLARLAETFARRLQLQERLTSEIANTLYEKLGALGVMVVIEAEHTCMTLRGVKKPGAQTVTSAVLGGFRKDPRTRAEAMSLIVNSKS from the coding sequence ATGGCTGCAAAGCTCACCGCACTGAAATCGAAACGAGAGCGCGCGCCCAAAGTACGCCGCGCCGATCTTGCGCGCATCGCGGAAGGCGTGCGGCTGATTCTGGAAGGCATCGGCGAGGATCCGGATCGCGAAGGCCTGCGCGATACGCCGCAACGCGTCGCCGAAATGTACGAAGAGTTGACGGCGGGCATGCGCGAGGATCCGAGCGAGCACATCGTGCCGCTGTCGGGCAACAAACACGACGAGATGGTGATCGTGAAAGACATTTCGATCGCTTCGCTTTGTGAACATCATCTCGCGCCGTTCGTCGGCAAGTGTCACATCGCATACATTCCGAAGAACGGAAACATTCTCGGGGTTTCGAAACTGGCGCGGCTGGCGGAAACGTTTGCGCGGCGCCTGCAGTTGCAGGAACGACTCACTTCAGAAATCGCAAACACGCTTTACGAGAAGCTAGGCGCGCTTGGCGTGATGGTAGTGATCGAAGCGGAACACACCTGTATGACTTTGCGCGGCGTCAAGAAGCCGGGGGCGCAGACGGTAACTTCAGCGGTGCTTGGCGGTTTCCGCAAAGACCCGCGCACGCGCGCTGAGGCGATGTCTCTTATCGTGAATAGTAAATCGTGA
- a CDS encoding four helix bundle protein, with the protein MDVWKKSIDFVVALYEATEKFPKEEKFGLTSQLRRAAVSIAANIAEGAGRKTAKEFGYFLSNSQGSASEVSTELLISYRLQYLPDGAFHELSSKVDEIGRMLTGLANHLRRRTD; encoded by the coding sequence TTGGATGTTTGGAAAAAGTCGATTGATTTCGTAGTAGCCCTTTACGAAGCGACAGAGAAATTCCCGAAAGAAGAGAAATTTGGTTTGACTTCACAATTACGGCGGGCCGCGGTTTCAATCGCCGCTAATATTGCGGAGGGTGCCGGAAGGAAAACAGCTAAAGAGTTTGGCTATTTTCTGTCTAACTCACAGGGCTCAGCAAGCGAAGTTTCCACTGAGCTTCTGATCTCTTACCGGCTTCAATACCTGCCCGACGGAGCTTTTCACGAATTGTCATCCAAGGTCGATGAAATCGGCCGCATGCTAACGGGTTTAGCAAACCACCTCCGTAGGCGTACGGACTAA
- the metG gene encoding methionine--tRNA ligase encodes MTFYVTTPIYYANSFPHLGHLYTMIAADTIARSKRQQGIETFFLTGTDEHGINIERAAQRNNRAPKEQADYVVSYFTKMTAAFGLDTAHGGYDIFMRTTNPFHYEGVSELWRRVAKAKTPKGRDALYKGHYEGWFCAPCAGYKTEDEYAAPATPGEPPTCLVHETKLDRISEESYFFRLSDYDEALLNLYDSRSDFVRPEARRNEVKSFVAGGLQDLSVSRLKSSVSWGVPVPDDPNHTMYVWFDALSNYITAIGFGNEQQNGAIGFEKFWPAQHLVGKDILRFHAVYWPAFLMAGGIPQPRGIYAHGMWLDPTGRKMSKTLGNTVELDVLNKHFPIDAIRYFCLREMVFGQDGRFGYEGLIDRTNSDLASGLGNLSSRTLTMIQRYREGRVPSGNVSDEARLSAKRAGVEDEDAISAFVEHARDEFVRHFEDLAFSRALEEAWSIVARADKMISDAKPWDLAKDEKQRESLNAVLYRAAETLRWLSVLLYPVMPDAALEIYQQLGLSDDVREIDPRNLKWGELSEGTAIGEVKPVFPRIDKAKTMEEIKEEQKSADQTSDVRDQKSEPPAARGPREGIPSGVQDAGGSEVSASATPDGTPGSGQHATEADAVPGVAHIDINDFAKVDLRVGEVKTAERIPKADKLLLITVDIGEEKPRQLLAGIAQHYEPETLIGRKIVVVSNLKPRKMRGYESQGMLLAASVGDEGKPVLATFTEDVPNGARLK; translated from the coding sequence ATGACCTTTTACGTCACCACTCCGATCTACTACGCTAACAGTTTCCCGCACCTCGGCCATCTCTACACGATGATCGCGGCGGACACGATCGCGCGGTCGAAACGGCAGCAGGGGATTGAGACTTTCTTCCTCACCGGCACTGACGAACACGGCATCAACATCGAGCGTGCTGCCCAGCGCAACAATCGGGCTCCGAAAGAACAAGCGGACTACGTCGTCAGCTACTTCACTAAGATGACGGCGGCGTTCGGGCTCGATACGGCGCATGGCGGTTACGACATCTTCATGCGGACGACAAACCCGTTTCATTACGAAGGTGTGAGTGAGCTCTGGCGCCGCGTGGCGAAAGCGAAGACGCCTAAGGGTCGCGATGCGCTTTACAAAGGTCACTACGAGGGTTGGTTCTGCGCGCCGTGTGCCGGGTACAAAACTGAAGATGAATACGCGGCGCCAGCGACACCGGGCGAGCCGCCTACTTGTTTGGTTCACGAAACGAAACTCGATCGCATTTCCGAAGAAAGCTATTTCTTTCGTCTGTCCGATTATGACGAGGCGCTGCTCAACCTATACGACTCACGTTCCGATTTCGTGAGGCCCGAAGCGCGCCGCAATGAAGTAAAGAGTTTCGTGGCCGGCGGTCTTCAGGATCTCTCGGTGAGCCGTTTGAAATCATCCGTCAGTTGGGGCGTGCCCGTGCCCGACGATCCGAACCACACGATGTATGTCTGGTTCGACGCGCTGTCGAACTACATCACTGCGATTGGGTTTGGAAACGAACAGCAGAATGGCGCCATCGGTTTCGAGAAGTTCTGGCCCGCCCAGCACCTGGTCGGTAAAGACATCCTGCGATTTCATGCTGTCTATTGGCCCGCTTTTTTAATGGCCGGCGGAATTCCGCAGCCGCGCGGAATCTACGCGCACGGCATGTGGCTCGATCCTACTGGTCGGAAGATGTCGAAGACGTTGGGCAACACGGTCGAGTTGGACGTGCTGAACAAGCATTTCCCGATTGATGCGATCCGTTACTTCTGTCTGCGCGAAATGGTGTTCGGACAGGATGGCCGGTTCGGTTATGAAGGTCTGATTGATCGGACGAACAGCGATCTCGCCAGCGGTCTCGGGAATCTTTCCAGCCGCACGCTGACGATGATTCAACGTTATCGCGAAGGCCGCGTCCCCTCGGGAAATGTTTCTGACGAAGCGCGCCTCTCCGCAAAACGCGCCGGCGTTGAAGACGAGGACGCGATCTCAGCATTCGTTGAGCATGCGCGCGATGAGTTCGTCCGGCACTTTGAAGACTTGGCATTCAGCCGCGCGCTTGAAGAAGCCTGGAGCATTGTGGCGCGCGCGGACAAAATGATCTCTGACGCGAAGCCCTGGGACCTCGCGAAGGATGAAAAGCAGCGCGAGTCTCTGAACGCCGTGCTGTATCGCGCGGCCGAAACCCTCCGTTGGTTGTCGGTGCTTTTGTATCCCGTAATGCCTGATGCCGCGCTCGAGATTTACCAACAGCTTGGATTGTCCGATGACGTCCGCGAGATCGATCCGCGAAACCTAAAGTGGGGAGAGTTGTCGGAAGGCACTGCAATTGGCGAAGTGAAACCAGTATTCCCGAGAATCGACAAGGCAAAGACGATGGAAGAAATCAAAGAAGAGCAGAAGTCAGCAGACCAGACATCAGACGTCAGAGATCAGAAGTCAGAACCGCCTGCGGCGCGGGGTCCCCGCGAGGGCATCCCGAGCGGGGTGCAGGATGCGGGCGGGTCCGAGGTGTCGGCGAGCGCAACGCCAGACGGCACCCCAGGCTCCGGCCAACACGCCACTGAAGCCGACGCCGTTCCCGGTGTTGCTCACATCGACATCAACGACTTTGCGAAGGTCGATTTGCGCGTGGGTGAAGTGAAGACTGCCGAGCGCATTCCCAAAGCCGACAAACTTTTGCTGATCACCGTAGACATCGGGGAAGAGAAGCCCAGACAGCTCCTCGCCGGCATTGCTCAACATTACGAGCCTGAAACACTAATTGGACGCAAGATAGTCGTGGTTTCTAACCTGAAACCGCGCAAGATGCGTGGCTATGAATCACAGGGAATGTTGCTGGCGGCTTCAGTCGGCGACGAAGGTAAACCGGTCCTCGCCACTTTCACTGAAGACGTCCCCAACGGCGCGAGACTAAAATGA
- a CDS encoding TatD family hydrolase, giving the protein MFVDSHCHIDGPEYDADRDEVIARAREAGVTTMLNVGTGDPDSGAFERAVALSEQHPEVYCAIGVHPHDAKLFDETAQQRLVDLAKQSSRVVAWGEIGLDYHYDHSPREVQREVFRRQLGIARELKLPVVIHSRTADEETIEILREELSGYGRAGVLHCFGGSLEMAEQAIELGFFVSFAGNLTFKKADDLRAIAQKLPLERLLVETDCPYLTPVPFRGKRNEPARVVETAKFLAELKGVTPEEVGRVTSDNFARLFGVRGA; this is encoded by the coding sequence ATGTTCGTTGATTCCCACTGCCATATTGACGGCCCTGAATACGACGCCGACCGCGATGAAGTAATCGCACGGGCGCGCGAGGCGGGTGTGACGACGATGCTGAATGTCGGCACCGGCGATCCGGACAGCGGCGCTTTTGAACGCGCGGTCGCGTTGTCAGAGCAGCACCCGGAAGTCTATTGCGCGATTGGCGTGCATCCACACGATGCGAAGTTGTTCGATGAAACGGCACAGCAGCGGCTGGTTGATCTGGCGAAGCAAAGTTCGCGGGTGGTTGCCTGGGGCGAGATTGGTCTCGACTATCATTACGATCACTCGCCGCGGGAAGTGCAGCGCGAAGTCTTCCGCCGTCAACTCGGCATCGCGCGCGAACTGAAACTCCCGGTCGTGATTCATTCCCGAACCGCTGACGAAGAGACGATTGAGATCTTGCGAGAAGAACTTTCCGGCTACGGACGTGCTGGTGTGTTGCATTGCTTCGGCGGCAGTTTAGAAATGGCTGAGCAGGCGATTGAACTTGGATTTTTTGTTTCCTTCGCCGGCAATCTCACTTTTAAGAAGGCCGACGATCTGCGGGCCATTGCGCAAAAGCTTCCGCTGGAACGGTTGCTCGTTGAGACGGATTGTCCGTACCTGACCCCCGTCCCGTTTCGCGGCAAACGCAACGAACCGGCGCGCGTGGTGGAGACGGCAAAGTTTCTAGCGGAGTTGAAAGGTGTCACCCCGGAAGAGGTGGGACGCGTAACTTCCGACAATTTCGCGCGCCTGTTTGGAGTGCGCGGCGCGTAG
- a CDS encoding YajQ family cyclic di-GMP-binding protein — protein MAQQNSFDIVSQVDRAEITNAINQTAKEVQQRFDFKGSHAEVKLEEKELVLSAEDETKLRNMNDILQQKLVRRGVPLKAFSYGKVEPAAGSTVRQHVEIQQGIPQEKAKEIVKAIKDSKVKVQASIQGDTVRVSGKDRDTLQTVIANLKAKDFGINMQFTNYRSN, from the coding sequence ATGGCCCAACAGAACTCATTCGACATCGTGTCGCAAGTTGACCGCGCGGAGATCACAAACGCCATCAATCAGACGGCCAAGGAAGTCCAGCAGCGCTTCGATTTCAAAGGCAGCCACGCTGAAGTGAAGCTCGAAGAGAAAGAGCTGGTGCTGTCGGCTGAAGATGAAACCAAACTGCGCAACATGAACGACATTCTCCAGCAGAAGCTGGTGCGACGCGGCGTGCCGCTCAAGGCTTTTAGCTATGGCAAAGTTGAGCCGGCGGCCGGCAGCACGGTGCGCCAGCACGTGGAGATTCAGCAAGGCATCCCGCAAGAGAAGGCCAAGGAGATTGTGAAGGCCATCAAGGATTCAAAGGTCAAAGTCCAGGCCTCGATCCAGGGTGATACGGTTCGCGTCTCGGGTAAGGATCGCGACACTTTACAGACAGTGATCGCGAACCTGAAGGCGAAGGACTTCGGAATTAATATGCAGTTTACGAATTACCGATCCAATTAG
- a CDS encoding polyprenyl synthetase family protein — translation MQATTQSALLDDVQLTARRIFELIAPELHLVEEEFERQARSNIQVIAYIGEYLRRSGGKRVRPALTILSNYAVGGDGSNVSSIRMATVMEFLHTATLVHDDVIDKAETRRNRPSINSEFGNQTAVLMGDWLYMSAFETSLAERSLAILDILTAVTRKMTEGELLQLTLLGRTDISEEQYFDVIARKTAYLFSACCEIGALLGGADPHTQARLRDFGMNLGTAFQLVDDLLDFTGTEESLGKPAGADLIEGKVSLPLIFLLQRNPEWRTDIQSVIANQGYESISRARLIEALQETGALQMAKERAVEYAEAARNSLNGLNDRPHAQALAAIPIYIVERDR, via the coding sequence ATGCAGGCAACTACCCAATCAGCGCTCCTCGACGATGTGCAGCTTACGGCGCGGCGCATCTTTGAGTTGATCGCGCCGGAGTTGCACCTGGTTGAGGAAGAGTTCGAGCGGCAAGCGCGTTCGAACATCCAGGTCATTGCTTACATCGGCGAGTACCTGCGGCGTTCAGGCGGGAAACGCGTGCGGCCGGCGCTGACAATTCTTTCGAACTACGCGGTCGGCGGCGATGGCTCAAACGTCAGTTCGATTCGCATGGCGACCGTGATGGAATTTCTGCACACGGCCACGCTCGTGCACGACGACGTGATCGACAAAGCTGAGACCCGTCGCAACCGTCCCTCGATCAATTCGGAATTTGGAAATCAGACGGCCGTATTGATGGGCGACTGGCTTTACATGTCCGCGTTTGAGACCAGTCTGGCCGAACGCTCGCTGGCCATCCTCGACATTCTCACTGCAGTCACCCGGAAGATGACCGAAGGCGAGCTGCTGCAACTGACCCTGCTTGGCCGGACGGATATTTCTGAAGAGCAATACTTCGATGTGATCGCGCGCAAGACGGCGTATCTGTTCAGCGCCTGTTGTGAAATCGGCGCGCTGCTCGGCGGCGCGGATCCCCACACGCAAGCGAGACTGCGCGATTTCGGCATGAACCTGGGCACTGCGTTTCAGCTTGTCGATGACCTGCTGGATTTCACCGGCACGGAAGAGTCGCTGGGCAAGCCTGCCGGAGCGGACCTAATAGAAGGCAAGGTCTCACTACCTCTGATCTTTCTGCTTCAGCGAAATCCGGAATGGCGGACCGACATCCAGTCGGTGATCGCGAACCAGGGTTACGAAAGCATCTCACGCGCGCGTTTGATTGAAGCTCTGCAGGAAACCGGCGCGCTGCAAATGGCTAAAGAGCGTGCGGTTGAATACGCAGAAGCCGCGCGTAACTCGCTCAACGGTCTGAATGACCGCCCGCACGCCCAGGCCCTGGCCGCGATTCCCATTTATATCGTTGAACGCGATCGATAA
- a CDS encoding transposase — MFESDFDYNQYPLAYLITVRTFGTWLHGDEPISVDRHGLNVYGRRRRPPNETLHAIMLHNMKQDAFLLNDEQRATVKSAIEGVCQHREYHLSAVNVRTNHFHVVVSAQCKPEPVADAFKSYATRQLRADGLIGKKVRPWARGKSRRYLWKPRHVSRAIDYVLYGQGDIPDFED, encoded by the coding sequence ATGTTCGAGTCTGATTTCGATTACAACCAATATCCGCTCGCCTATTTAATCACCGTTCGCACTTTCGGAACCTGGCTTCACGGTGACGAGCCGATATCAGTTGATCGTCATGGCCTGAACGTGTACGGAAGACGCCGCCGACCCCCAAACGAAACTCTCCACGCAATCATGCTTCACAACATGAAACAAGACGCATTCCTCCTCAATGACGAGCAACGGGCGACGGTAAAGAGTGCGATTGAAGGTGTCTGCCAGCATCGAGAGTATCACCTGTCGGCAGTGAATGTACGAACCAATCACTTTCACGTGGTCGTTTCTGCTCAATGCAAGCCCGAGCCAGTCGCTGATGCATTTAAGAGTTATGCGACGCGTCAACTACGCGCAGACGGGTTGATCGGGAAGAAGGTTCGACCATGGGCTCGCGGTAAGAGCCGCCGCTATCTCTGGAAGCCGAGGCATGTGTCACGGGCCATTGATTACGTGCTCTACGGGCAAGGAGATATTCCAGATTTCGAGGATTGA